Proteins from one Sabethes cyaneus chromosome 2, idSabCyanKW18_F2, whole genome shotgun sequence genomic window:
- the LOC128735733 gene encoding coatomer subunit delta-like encodes MVLIAAAVCTKAGKTIVSRQFVEMTKARIEGLLAAFPKLMTSGKQHTFVETDSVRYVYQPLEKLYMLLITTKASNILEDLETLRLFSKVIPEYCRSLEEKEIIENAFDLIFAFDEIVALGYRESVNLSQIKTFVEMDSHEEKVYQAVRQTQEREAKQKMRERAKELQRARMEQKKGGLGAGGRPYAAISSDGFGSSGGISNHSTITTPSIGIGEIKPAATVPKPAAPKNALKLGGKSRDVDTVQQQQQQQQPRWCA; translated from the exons ATGGTATTAATAGCGGCCGCAGTATGCACTAAAGCAGGCAAGA CTATCGTGTCACGCCAGTTTGTCGAAATGACAAAGGCTCGTATCGAGGGTCTTTTAGCAGCATTTCCAAAGTTAATGACGTCTGGCAAGCAACATACATTTGTAGAAACGGATTCGGTTCGATATGTTTATCAACCCCTAGAGAAGCTTTACATGTTACTTATAACCACTAAAGCTAGTAACATCTTGGAAGATCTGGAGACATTACGATTGTTTTCGAAAGTG ATTCCCGAATACTGTCGTTCATTAGAAGAGAAAGAGATCATTGAAAATGCGTTCGATTTAATATTTGCTTTCGACGAAATAGTCGCCTTGGGATACCGGGAAAGTGTAAACTTGTCGCAAATTAAAACATTCGTCGAAATGGATTCTCACGAGGAAAAGGTTTACCAGGCAGTTCGTCAAACACAGGAACGCGAAGCTAAACAAAAAATGCGTGAACGCGCCAAGGAACTACAACGCGCTCGAATGGAGCAGAAAAAAGGAGGGCTTGGAGCCGGTGGTCGTCCGTATGCTGCCATAAGCTCGGATGGATTTGGTAGCAGTGGAGGCATTTCCAATCACTCCACAATAACGACCCCATCGATCGGTATTGGTGAAATTAAACCTGCCGCAACCGTACC tAAACCAGCTGCTCCGAAAAATGCGCTAAAACTAGGAGGTAAATCACGTGACGTTGATacgg